In the genome of Bacteroidales bacterium, the window ACAATTGCTATATAATTCTTCTGCCGAATGTAATACTTTTACGCCTTCAGACTCTATATCTTCATCTTTAACATAAGGGTCGAAAGCATAAACATCCATACCAAACCCTTTCGCCATTGTTGCAACATAACGCCCAACATTACCATAAGCGTGAATACCTATTTTTTTTCCACGCAACTCTGTTCCGGCTTTACCATTAAACTGATTTCTCGCTTGATAAATCATCATTCCTAAAGCTAATTCGGCTACAGCATTAGAATTTTGACCGGGAGTATTCATAGCCACTACATTATTTGCTGTTGCAGCTTCCAAATCAATATTATCGTAACCGGCTCCAGCACGAACAATTATCTTCAAGTTTGATGCGGCTTCTATTACTTCTTTTGTTACTTTATCGCTTCTGATTATTAATGCATCTACATCTTTAACAGCCGATAATAATTCAGCTTTATCGGTATATTTCTCAAGAGTAGCAAAATCAAATCCTGCATCTTCTACAATTTGCTTAATCTGAGCAACCGCTGCAGGAGCAAAAGGTTTTTCTGTTGCAACTAATACTTTTGTCATAACTTAATTATTTATTTATTAATAAATTAAGATTTAATGTTTAGCCTCAAAATCTTGCATTAAAGCAACTAATGCTTCTACACTTTCTTTTGGAAGAGCATTGTATACCGAAGCACGGAATCCACCAACGCTGCGATGTCCTTTCAATCCCACCATATCGTTAGCAGCAGTTAAATCAAGGAACTCTTTTTCAAGAGATTCATAGCCTTCATTCATTACAAAGCACACATTCATTCTTGAGCGATCGTCAACATTTTTTATAGTTGCTTTGAAACATTTGTTACGATCAATCTCATCGTATAAAAGACCGGACTTTTCGATATTCTTTTTCTCCATAAGCTCAACTCCACCTTGAGCTTTCAACCAACGTAATGTTTGTAAGGCAGAAAATATAGGTAATACGGGAGGTGTATTAAACATAGATTCTTTATCGATATGCGTTTGATAATTCATCATTGTTGGAATAGCACGATCTACTTTTCCTAAAATATCATTACGAATAATAACAAAAGTAAGTCCTGCAGGAGCTAAATTTTTCTGAGCACCACCGTATATCACTGCATATTTTGAAATATCTATAGGACGACTAAAAATATCGGAAGACATATCAGCAACTAAAGGAATAGTGCAATCAAAATCATCACGAATTTCTGTTCCATAGATGGTATTATTTGAAGTGATATGAAAATAGTCAGCGTCTTTTGGAACAGTGTAACCTTTAGGAATATAATTAAAAGTAGCATCTTTTGAAGAAGCTACTTCAACAACTTCACCAAAATATTTTGCCTCTTTTATTGCTTTTGTTGCCCAAGCACCTGTATTGA includes:
- a CDS encoding 3-phosphoglycerate dehydrogenase codes for the protein MTKVLVATEKPFAPAAVAQIKQIVEDAGFDFATLEKYTDKAELLSAVKDVDALIIRSDKVTKEVIEAASNLKIIVRAGAGYDNIDLEAATANNVVAMNTPGQNSNAVAELALGMMIYQARNQFNGKAGTELRGKKIGIHAYGNVGRYVATMAKGFGMDVYAFDPYVKDEDIESEGVKVLHSAEELYSNCQYISLHIPATDKTKKSINYKLLSSMPQGATLVNTARKEVINEEDLLKLFADRIDFMYLSDIAPDCKDEIVRNYEGRFFFTPKKSGAQTAEANINAGVAAAQQIVGFIKDGNLRYKVN
- the serC gene encoding 3-phosphoserine/phosphohydroxythreonine transaminase, with protein sequence MEKHNFFAGPSILPEFTIDETIKGIQNFEGTGLSVLEISHRSKEFVAVVDEAQSLFKELLNIPDNYSVLFLGGGASTQFLMLPFNLLNKKAAYLNTGAWATKAIKEAKYFGEVVEVASSKDATFNYIPKGYTVPKDADYFHITSNNTIYGTEIRDDFDCTIPLVADMSSDIFSRPIDISKYAVIYGGAQKNLAPAGLTFVIIRNDILGKVDRAIPTMMNYQTHIDKESMFNTPPVLPIFSALQTLRWLKAQGGVELMEKKNIEKSGLLYDEIDRNKCFKATIKNVDDRSRMNVCFVMNEGYESLEKEFLDLTAANDMVGLKGHRSVGGFRASVYNALPKESVEALVALMQDFEAKH